The following DNA comes from Musa acuminata AAA Group cultivar baxijiao chromosome BXJ1-4, Cavendish_Baxijiao_AAA, whole genome shotgun sequence.
ACCTGCTTCGGTATGATGATTTTGGTTGTATCTGATGTACAACAGGTAATAGTTCTCCTGTCCAAGCAAAGACATTAGAATCTGGTTCCATAGTCCAATTTGTACATAAGGTACTGTTTATACTCTTTCTCaaattgagatcaaatatattattttctgGAACAACATTCTAATGCTCATGTCAATACGACTTGCTAGGTAGACCGCTATACAGAATACAAACCAGGAGTCCGTTTGAATTGAGGCTCCTTGGTTTTGTTTAGCTCTCTTCTTCTAGCTTGGATCAAGATTCTTTTCCTTTTCAAGGCCAGAATAAGTTCTGTTTTGCCTGCTGTTTTCGATGGCTACCTTTGTGCACACCGAACCAGGACACCTGTACTCATGGTGGGGCAATCATATCAGCCCAAAAAATTCGAAATGGATTCAGGATAATCTTAAAGGTCTGTAACTTTCCTCTACAACGTAGCTCTTGTTACTGTTATGAAAATCGAACAAAAAGGGTGCACTCTCTCATGAACATTTTCTTTAATTATGACTGCTTTTTCCCGTTGGTATTTATGTGTGAAATGTGTTTGCAAGGAACATTTAAACTTTGACTTGTATTGATCTTGTTGATTGTTCTAAAATTTTAACTAAGAAGGTTGCACTTAACAGACATGGACATGAAGGTCAAGGCAATGATCAAGCTCTTAGAAGAAGATGCTGATTCCTTTGCAAGGAGAGCAGAGATGTACTATAAGAAGCGCCCCGAGCTTAAGAAACTGGTGGAGGAGTTCTATCGAGGATATCGAGCTTTAGCAGAAAGATATGAACAGTCAACAAGAGTGCTCCGCCATGCTCATCAAACAATGATAGAGGCATTTCCAAATCAAATTCCATCATTGTCAGATGAGTCACACTATGGTTTATCTGGCAATGAGGTAGAGCCACAAACTCCTGAAATGCCTTCGCCAGTTCGTAGACTATTTGACTCTGATGACTTGAAGAAGGATGCCCCCAGATCAGTATCAGATTTTCATGTCAAAAAAAGAAATTGGCTGCATGCTGAAGAAAGTGATGCATTGTCTAGGAAAACAAGTCCCAGGCAATACAATGAGATTCTTGGAACTAGTGAGGGGGCAGCACGTGGAAAGTCACATGAAGGAAAGGTAAGAAAAGGTTCAAACAATATGGAGCATGAGTATAAAAACTTTGAGAATGAAGCAGATAATCATGACCAAGAGGGTACAGTGAAACGGGATGCAAGCAATGTGATAAAAATACTACAACCAGATATTTCCCAGTTGTCATCTGAGATCCATGTTCTGAAAGATCAGATAATGGAAGAATCTAAGCGTGCTAATAATGCTGAAAATGAAGTTCAAAGTTTAAAGGGATCCCTCGCTAAATTGAACTCTGAGAGAGATACATCTTTTCTTCAACACCAGATATCTGTGGAAAGAATATCAAGTCTGGAACTTTTACTTTCAGATGCACAAACTGACTTGAAAAATCTCAGTGATGACATGCTAAAGGAAGTTAGGAAGCTGAAAAATACTGAAGAGCTTAATCAATCACTACAACTGGATTTAGACACACTAGAAAAGAAAGCAATGACACAAGAACTTGAAATAAATCAGAAGCAAGAAGAGTTGGAGAAGCTCCAAATTATGTTACAAGACAAGTACCAGAGATGCTTGGAAGCTGAAATGGCCATTGTCGAAAGCGAAAAGAAGTATATCCAATCTCAGGAAGAGGCAAAAGTTTTAGCTCTAGAGATTCAAGAAGGGATGGAGAAGTCGAGGAATGTGGAACTCTGTAATATGGGTctagaggaagaaatatgtagaCTTAAGGGGGAAAATAATGGCTTAAATGAACAGAATCTTCAGTCTACACTGATGGCAAAAGGTCTCCAAGACGAAATAATACTtttgaaagagaagaaaaggaaactTGAAGATGAAATTGGGTTCCTCCTAGGAGAAAAGGAAGTTCTTCGTCAAGAGCTTTGCCGGGTGAAAGAAGAGAACACTGATCTAAAACAAAGGTATCAAGATCTCAAGGAGGAAATGCAGGCTGTCAGCAATTGTGTGGAGTCCCTTCAGGCAGCCAATAAGGAGTTGCAAAATGGAAATAATGAGCTGAAAGAAATTTGTAAGAAGCATGAGGCTGAAAATGAGCTTCTTGTGGAGAAGCTGAAAGATATGGACAAAATCTCAGAGAAGAATATCATCTTAGAAAGGATTCTCTCAGATGCAAACTTTGAGATAGAAGTTTTAAGAGAAAAGTTTTCAGCACTAGAAAATACACATGAATCTCTAAAAAGTGAAATTTCCAATTGTATGGGTGAGAGGGATTCACTTGCCTCAGAAGTAAAGATTCTTTCGGAAGATGTGGAGAAGCTCTCAGCTAAAAATACTGTGTTGGAGAACTCTTTATCTGATGCAACCATGGAAGTTGAGAGTTTGAGATCAAAATTAAAGGACTTTGAAGAATCCTGCCACTATCTCAATGATCAGAACTCGGGTCTTCTTGCTGAAAAGCATGCTCTTGAATCTCAGGTAAAATATCTCACATGGCgtgtttgaactgcatgtgtttttGTCATACACAACAAACACAGATGAACAAGCACACAATTTGCATTGCTCTGATTAGTAATTTGTCTAGTCTGTAATTTGTTTATTCTAATCTTTATTGGAAGTATAATTACTTCCCTACCTTTATCTACTAACTATTGATCAATCTTTTCTTCTACCGAACAATCCTGATTTTGATGTGTTCTTATCAGGTGGAAGCCATTACCATGAATCTGGAAAATTTTGAGAGCAGGTATGCAGAAGTTATGGACAATCACTTGAACTTATCAAGAGAAAGGGATCTGATGATCAATCAGGTCAAGGACCTTGAAGATATCCTGAAATTAGAAACGCAGCAGCACGAAACTCTTGCCCAAACATACAAGAATCTGAAAGGCACTTCAGAGAACCAAATTTCTCTCCTGCAAGAGGAAAACCAACATAAAGATAAGGAGCTTCAAACTGAACAGCATAATCTCATTACATCTTTGGTAGAAAATTTCATCCTGCAAAGGAGTCTCTCTGATTTGAAAGAAATGAATTCAGTTCTTTTCCTTGATGGTCGGAAGAGTTTAGAGGCATGTAGAAGTGCAGAAACACTAGTTTCAAAACTTGAGCAGGAAAAACTTATCCAAATGAGAAACATAATGTCCTTAACAAGGCATAATGAGAAATTAAGCGATGGGATTCGTCTTCTATGGAGAGCACTTAATGAAGACAATGAGTTTATGTCTCTGGAGAAAATCCAGGATGAAATTCTCTTAGATATAATCCTCGGTGAAATTAAAAAACTACTGAATTCTATCTCGGAAGCAAAGGATGACAATCAACAATTGCATCTTGAGATATTAGTTTTTATCACTCTTTTGAGGCATTTAGGAATTGATGTGGTCAACCTGAGATTGCAGAATAATTCTCTTGAAAGGGAGCTTGAAATTAAAAATGAGGAACTATTTGCCTTGGGACACGAAAACAATGAACTTCTAGGAAGCAATGAACGGTTGATGGAAGAACTGGAAGCAAGCAACCAAAGGGAAAAAGTCCTGAAAATGGAAATTAAGGTCCTCCACACACACTCAAGTGATCTGCAAGGAGCTCTCCAGACAGTACAGTGTGAGATTACCAATCAAATTGAAGAGAAGAAGAGTCTATCACAAGAAATCTGCAACTTAAGGGAGCAGTACAATATTTTGGAAGAGGAGCATGTTGAAATTCTTGTAGAAGCAATGAGACTTGATCATCTTCATTTGTTCTTCAAGAGTCTTAATGATGAGAGACTCACGGAtttgaaatctctctgttatgatCTGCAATCTCTTGATGTGATTAAAAATAATCTTGCCAGTGAGATTGGCAGGCTAATTGAGAAAGTCAGTGTGCTTGAAGGGGAAAAGATGCACTTTTCTGACACTGTTACATATCTGGAAGAAGAACTGAGAAATCGTCTATTGATTTTAGAGTTTGATTTGAACATTGTGACTAGCTTGTTTGACGAACTAGATCTTCAAGCAGAAGCTGTAAAGTTCAAATTGATGGAGAGGGAAACACAGCTATCAGAAGCAAATCAAAATGTCAAATCCACCCAAGAGAATAACATGTTATTAAATGAAGTCCTTGAGACTCTTCGGCTTGATAATGTTGAGACTAAGTTCGTGAAAGAAGAGATGGAGAAGAAAGTTTTGACTTTGTCAGAAATTGTTACTGATAGGAATGAGGAGATTAGAGGTCTTCATGAAGAAAATACAATGATGAAGAGGGACATTGATGAAATGCATAAAAGAGTTGAAGATCTTGTATGCAGGGAGAAACTTCTGATCTTAGAACTTCAGAAAGAAACAAGTGAGATTATGCAGTGTGAAGAGGAAATAGCAGCAATGTTGACCGACTTCCAGATTTTATTAGTCAATGCAGCATTTCAGGATGAGAAGTTTCAAGATCTGATAGTAGAAGGCGAGATTAGTACTTTAGTGCAAAAGGAGGTGCTAGTTGCTGAACTATATTTATGCAAGGAACATGTGGAAGAACTCAAGAATAAGCTTCATTTCCTGGAGGGAGAAAATAGAGGACTGAAGGCTGACTTAGACGTTTACCTGCTCATGCTAAAATCTTTGTGGGATGGTGTTGTCTCTATGGAAGAGCAAATCATGTCAATTTCAATGCTTAAACCGTTGAACAATCATGCGGAAGAGGTAAACATTTCTTGGTCAAATCTGATGCATCTGCAAATGAAAATGTTAGTTAACTTATCTTAACATTATCAAATTGTATTTTTAATAAACGAAGCAATTTTAAGGACAAAATTGTTATAGTTAACGTCTCAATATCAACTGCAGGAGTGACGGACCATGTAATATACATGCTGGAACTTTAGGTTGCATGAAAGAGAATCTTAATCCATAACCTACACCAGTCAATTTTGCATAAATTTTTTATCTGTCCTTGGCGAGATGAATATTTTGATCTTAGTTCCATACAAGCTAACTAGACCTGTAATTTTGCAAGTTTTAACATAATATACATATCATTTTTCAGGATATATCCTTGATGTCTCACCAGCATCACAATAGCAACCAACCTGGTGAAAGTCATATAGGAACAAAAGCAGCAGGAATTTTGCTGCTGGAGAAGTCGATCGATAAATTCAAAGCTCTTCAAAAGGTGATCATGGATGCCGTCATACACTTGGAGCAGGAAAGACTTGATTCCAGTGCCACATTGGAGGCAGCAATGCAAGAAGTTGAAATGTTAAAGTCCAAATCAGTTGGTGGTGACACTAAACAACTTGATGTCTATGATAGTAAAGATGATGCTGAGTATTCCAAAGGGAAGTATGGAGAAATGATCAAAGACATTCAACTCGATCAGGCCTCAAGCTCTTTGCCTTCGAGGGAATTTGACTTGTACAGACTGAGTATTGAAAATGCAGAATTAGATGAGCAATCATGGGTGAGGGCTGAAAAACACAGAAGCAATCAGACACGCAAAACATCACCAATTTCCACAGAAAACAACATGGAGTCTCTGGAGGAAGAAACAATATATCACCATCCGCCGAAAATGCTTGCCAGTGAGTTGAGCATTGATAAGTCAGATTTACACAAAAGACCTATGGAATCACAAGAATGGAACAAGAGGATCCTCAGAAGTCTTGATTCTGATGCTCAGAGACTCTCTGACCTTAGAACAAGCATAGGAGAGCTGAAAAAGAGCATAAGCTCTCAAAGGGAAAAGCTTCCTGCGAGTTATGGGTATGATTCCATCAAAGAACAATTAAAGGAGACAGAAGAAGCCATGTTGGAGCTGATAGGTAACAATAGTAGATTGAAAAGGTTGGCCGAAGATTGCACTTCCTTCGACGGTAGAACTATTAAGCCCGAAGATGGAGGCAGCATGGAGAGAAGGCAAATCTCACAACAGGCAAAGCAGGGATCAGAGAAGGTTGCGACGTTGGAGCTCAGATTGCAGAAGATTCAGTATGTCTTGATGAAACTTGAAGAAGAGCTTCAGAATAGGCAGGATA
Coding sequences within:
- the LOC135657212 gene encoding protein NETWORKED 1A-like, giving the protein MATFVHTEPGHLYSWWGNHISPKNSKWIQDNLKDMDMKVKAMIKLLEEDADSFARRAEMYYKKRPELKKLVEEFYRGYRALAERYEQSTRVLRHAHQTMIEAFPNQIPSLSDESHYGLSGNEVEPQTPEMPSPVRRLFDSDDLKKDAPRSVSDFHVKKRNWLHAEESDALSRKTSPRQYNEILGTSEGAARGKSHEGKVRKGSNNMEHEYKNFENEADNHDQEGTVKRDASNVIKILQPDISQLSSEIHVLKDQIMEESKRANNAENEVQSLKGSLAKLNSERDTSFLQHQISVERISSLELLLSDAQTDLKNLSDDMLKEVRKLKNTEELNQSLQLDLDTLEKKAMTQELEINQKQEELEKLQIMLQDKYQRCLEAEMAIVESEKKYIQSQEEAKVLALEIQEGMEKSRNVELCNMGLEEEICRLKGENNGLNEQNLQSTLMAKGLQDEIILLKEKKRKLEDEIGFLLGEKEVLRQELCRVKEENTDLKQRYQDLKEEMQAVSNCVESLQAANKELQNGNNELKEICKKHEAENELLVEKLKDMDKISEKNIILERILSDANFEIEVLREKFSALENTHESLKSEISNCMGERDSLASEVKILSEDVEKLSAKNTVLENSLSDATMEVESLRSKLKDFEESCHYLNDQNSGLLAEKHALESQVEAITMNLENFESRYAEVMDNHLNLSRERDLMINQVKDLEDILKLETQQHETLAQTYKNLKGTSENQISLLQEENQHKDKELQTEQHNLITSLVENFILQRSLSDLKEMNSVLFLDGRKSLEACRSAETLVSKLEQEKLIQMRNIMSLTRHNEKLSDGIRLLWRALNEDNEFMSLEKIQDEILLDIILGEIKKLLNSISEAKDDNQQLHLEILVFITLLRHLGIDVVNLRLQNNSLERELEIKNEELFALGHENNELLGSNERLMEELEASNQREKVLKMEIKVLHTHSSDLQGALQTVQCEITNQIEEKKSLSQEICNLREQYNILEEEHVEILVEAMRLDHLHLFFKSLNDERLTDLKSLCYDLQSLDVIKNNLASEIGRLIEKVSVLEGEKMHFSDTVTYLEEELRNRLLILEFDLNIVTSLFDELDLQAEAVKFKLMERETQLSEANQNVKSTQENNMLLNEVLETLRLDNVETKFVKEEMEKKVLTLSEIVTDRNEEIRGLHEENTMMKRDIDEMHKRVEDLVCREKLLILELQKETSEIMQCEEEIAAMLTDFQILLVNAAFQDEKFQDLIVEGEISTLVQKEVLVAELYLCKEHVEELKNKLHFLEGENRGLKADLDVYLLMLKSLWDGVVSMEEQIMSISMLKPLNNHAEEDISLMSHQHHNSNQPGESHIGTKAAGILLLEKSIDKFKALQKVIMDAVIHLEQERLDSSATLEAAMQEVEMLKSKSVGGDTKQLDVYDSKDDAEYSKGKYGEMIKDIQLDQASSSLPSREFDLYRLSIENAELDEQSWVRAEKHRSNQTRKTSPISTENNMESLEEETIYHHPPKMLASELSIDKSDLHKRPMESQEWNKRILRSLDSDAQRLSDLRTSIGELKKSISSQREKLPASYGYDSIKEQLKETEEAMLELIGNNSRLKRLAEDCTSFDGRTIKPEDGGSMERRQISQQAKQGSEKVATLELRLQKIQYVLMKLEEELQNRQDRSTRRNRVALRDYLYGWRDNHGQIKRNPFCGCMKPKTKGDH